From one Babesia bovis T2Bo chromosome 3, whole genome shotgun sequence genomic stretch:
- a CDS encoding GCC2 and GCC3 domain containing protein, with the protein MSDVDIERREAEQENRLKVEIRQWYKIEKKPIYPFRTPDKCWHGYDGIDSKLQMELDRICTMQNGGVTSCAQCEANPVRTCRCYNIFQHDYTSNDGGCINNCGQIIPCVGGVVQKEYIHEIKAATLNSLIRKNCVMSSLQKAMDGLCGEGLIMRIHSGEYGCYRDDEVSYDIYSMCLDECGINVPCMGYKNGLNPIRTINPMAVDWDRYNRNCVCVERLSSFSKRAYVGCLSKTASGKKCKTWADVDGLMLTRLHGTFIRNYCRELSTSGIQCYNEDNVLEACTTTGKVAGKGPLVEDEPTLFVQPGAFFDIWVKPYIPNYEIKVKFFAPNSVCGEDEIVLPPLSRPFDYQPYDVYTGRWSIHAANQFRNPYPSLREDFESYYIIKGFKALGNAHSKMRMCGCTYSSIYQNQYANNLCTRSAEYIVDLGVIVIMGSPVPEKPIKHSSGMDAVVNVHSVGTAVISMIHMDQLNAILNKDGGSDYMVSIDALFEVEEKNRQYTMDPMYDDNPDYTPYVKTLIPRSTIYTGNTTTLTSVSKPGVYFAIFQETDSEMASRLDYPPRKIVGHHVFIGFEKNLEFKLVGKENETLGSLTQSLFIRSWNITAPPIAIILSKITDGEGCSSPFGYSDSIYSVLGNETEEMANLWRIERINVNKERWSEADIFDVCIFRENGSTKKLGSGKKITYVDHELSHLYPGLNEMPNNISTHVVQDEWDIFLIHGNTESDTPFHLPSLYFANNKSQHDLLLKFIENKDCKCSQNRTAEEQYYPQVLSFWCLKESNRVMIFGMTPTRATPTFLGKFIVERPVAFELLVNYESVTALVISEGKSNVLHYKVGMSITSDNMLHFALSLLPSKCPKHRCVKLAAASDMKVINYSLECRQDFMVIVTDAGDNCIILMNSELGETDRICHKPTTIYEHIQEPGKIACTKVPDLPCTSLNANIARQETVNCFITQKRSGVMLWIIVDLRNETMSLEDIYSGELYNPSEEPGTSSPTTAIPLLVYPDSIETVTYDSIDFVYLIESENSVIRTFLIYHRDERKQLVYYGNSKPDNAPYSTYLGIKGIQMSKREENSAVKDDYLLLFRRPESLGFGNQMGGYVTVLNIQETIRVSDFDYTIPHWIIVGTDHYIEPTIKCSTSHFNGLTRYDLEVVSDPWHSNTGSSKCVEMGPPPREPLDALGPAEAPLELVGNAAVRNAISVSHDGKLTISVRDINRITVRIRITAVGPIDAKCIYKTLSLACPDGHFFHNDKVTKKRGCKVCPVGYYNSILLIEKDLIKWGECTQCPENESTIDVGAASPSQCICSPGYYLVNGSKPRCQPCPAGTWKSVVGAQECTGGGCYKNSDSDVIGSTTEEGRKCACRRGYYYRHLAGYAKECVPCEEGYFCPGGFHGKKLPCPVNMTTHIVLPTKDASGQYNMASTVNDCVCKPGFQPAKVERIDDITTEEHKLMLEVETELFLHAIENADVSRLICIPCPYNTYKVLKGDSTCIPCPPKTFRDPNNTNDILTCNKCEPGYFETNDPSTPCEECPPNHICVGSDPLDPEMMKYKGKKTMCHKNAITIPPYDKNINMTHCLCIQGFTVSKDLSSNCEAVPKGTYKDVIGNVAPIDCPEGSYTAEPGASSKKDCVCKKGMYFDQTNKRCTICPVGKYCLGGRTKNDEHTPPTDCGDINSVTKEPGASSHTDCLCKPGFYLRHEGQSGCVECPENTFKDHVSNESCTDCDDHSSTNGKIGAISKEHCVCAPGYYFNGTCQACRHPKKYCPGGSTRRDIKTGEIMYETKAPVDCPPNTEIPPGVDTADSVESCKCGKGFALAKNNEVRMIKSCVPCEPGTYKSSVMDSSCNGLCTQNATSKAGAHSPAQCYCQRGYYYLAGGICAPCVEGARCDGGVVEVDEVGADADGNDDQDDDVVVRRTHINPVPIEGYFLDKINQELRKPDDWRFIMCPIKGACLGEKGCSESMTAYLCAECKTGYTNNFKKGTLCTKCPKTMTNVVLTIAWYLGLLLVNIVMACLNVSAGYNRRSIHSVVIKIALNYGICMSVLNVINFGDLALPAELKSYTLRWFKVIHRESSVVHTSIDCLLQHWFGMTHAVSFFYSMLFIACLPVILLVVVTVLMWVILELFKIKRHHVTRSKLALLYQSSLQGMHYLADRLRDEYANERLFLIFRYIPLPGETRWVRFKHFLEDMIPIYVTVLFSVHGNTTSQMLSLLDCTCIHLGQSVPSKYMLRPAMSIRCSLDPGSAYFPYLLLGLGGLIFWGFGIPFFSYIVLLVNRKKLYAPDVRMKYGFLHNGYQQEYWFWEAIVFTRKSLVLVIGSIVIVPSENTSASRMWMALAVAVVFLIIQLIYKPFDERDYFVLGRLESHSMISWTMTLIFSLFAIEGEFSAYNNMYLLSITSIINFCFISEVALELGLAYCDNIRFRKDQCSTSIISKINRSLAAISEKRKSREPLIVFNELNRTIDLCAPKSNQWYVFDERNRRLTYSEKVYFTHIVTEVINFSNIHMKLDIIPTDFPEFITRLAFAVNFHELNKKRADDIVRSLADGNLDEIVNLVMFEARQPKRRLSSLQSFASNINNEDDEHIVPPGLLFDKEVINEGIPLSDFYMALSIIKMKDIYNVVKTYAAFKVLRINADREEVQEQYEKLEQMKDLLRRIRDPDNKTLEEIFCSDEDIEKERRDVEELERKLELLKNDPLGALEEFGDDTFDTQIVQVGFRKNPNIRNYSP; encoded by the exons ATGAGTGATGTAGACATAGAGAGACGTGAGGCTGAACAAGAAAATCGGTTGAAAGTTGAAATTCGGCAATGGTACAAAATAGAGAAGAAGCCTATATATCCATTCAGAACACCGGATAAATGTTGGCATG GATATGACGGAATAGATTCAAAATTGCAAATGGAATTAGACAGGATATGCACTATGCAGAATGGAGGAGTCACATCATGTGCCCAGTGTGAAGCTAATCCAGTTAGGACATGCAGATGTTACAACATATTCCAACATGACTATACATCGAATGATGGAGGCTGTATAAATAATTGTGGTCAGATTATACCATGCGTGGGTGGAGTTGTACAAAAAGAATACATTCATGAAATCAAGGCGGCTACATTAAACTCACTTATTCGCAAAAACTGTG TTATGTCAAGCTTACAAAAGGCCATGGATGGGCTTTGTGGTGAAGGGTTAATTATGCGTATACACTCTGGTGAATATGGTTGCTATCGCGATGATGAGGTCAgctatgatatatattcgATGTGTTTAGATGAATGCGGTATAAATGTACCTTGTATGGGTTATAAAAACGGCTTAAATCCTATACGTACAATAAATCCTATGGCAGTAGATTGGGATCGCTACAATAGGAATTGCG TTTGTGTCGAGAGACTTAGTAGCTTTTCTAAGCGCGCATATGTTGGTTGTCTCTCAAAAACAGCCAGTGGAAAGAAATGTAAAACATGGGCAGATGTAGATGGACTTATGTTAACAAGATTACATGGAACATTCATTCGCAACTATTGTAGAGAACTATCGACATCTGGCATACAATGCTACAACGAAGATAATGTTTTAGAAGCATGTACCACAACCGGGAAAGTGGCTGGTAAAGGTCCACTTGTGGAAGATGAACCTACGTTATTTGTACAACCAGGGGCTTTTTTTGACATATGGGTGAAACCCTATATACCTAACTACGAGATTAAAGTAAAATTTTTTGCTCCTAATTCCGTTTGTGGAGAAGACGAAATAGTCTTACCCCCTCTCAGCAGGCCTTTTGATTACCAACCATATGATGTTTACACAGGAAGGTGGTCCATTCATGCAGCTAACCAATTCCGCAATCCATATCCCTCCTTACGTGAGGATTTTGAatcatattatataattaaaGGTTTTAAGGCTCTAGGTAATGCCCATTCTAAGATGAGGATGTGCGGTTGCACCTATTCATCCATTTATCAAAACCAATATGCCAATAATCTTTGTACGCGTAGCGCGGAATACATTGTGGACCTTGGTGTTATTGTCATAATGGGTTCACCGGTACCGGAAAAACCAATCAAGCACAGCAGTGGTATGGATGCAGTTGTAAATGTTCACTCCGTTGGCACTGCTGTCATTTCCATGATTCACATGGATCAGTTAAACGCAATTCTAAATAAAGATGGCGGGTCGGACTATATGGTCTCCATAGATGCACTATTTGAGGTGGAAGAAAAAAACCGCCAGTATACAATGGACCCAATGTACGATGACAATCCTGACTATACGCCCTACGTCAAAACGCTTATACCCAGGTCCACTATTTACACAGGCAATACAACCACCCTTACCAGTGTATCTAAACCAGGAGTCTATTTTGCTATATTTCAAGAAACAGACTCTGAAATGGCTAGTCGACTTGATTATCCACCTAGAAAAATAGTGGGTCATCATGTATTCATCGGTTTTGAGAAAAATCTGGAATTTAAATTGGTGGGCAAAGAAAATGAAACGCTTGGTTCTTTGACCCAATCGCTTTTCATTAGGAGCTGGAATATAACTGCTCCTCCTATAGCGATCATTCTGTCCAAAATTACAGATGGGGAAGGATGCTCATCACCTTTTGGATATTCTGACTCCATATACTCAGTATTGGGAAACGAAACGGAAGAAATGGCGAATTTGTGGAGAATTGAAAGAATAAACGTAAATAAAGAACGGTGGAGTGAAGCCGATATTTTTGATGTTTGCATATTCCGTGAAAATGGAAGCACAAAAAAATTAGGTAGTGGGAAAAAAATTACATATGTGGATCACGAGCTGAGTCATCTGTATCCAGGATTAAATGAAATGCCAAACAACATATCCACCCATGTAGTACAAGATGAGTGGGATATATTCCTAATCCATGGAAACACCGAGAGTGATACGCCCTTCCATCTGCCATCACTTTATTTTGCTAATAATAAATCTCAACATGATTTGCTTTTAAAGTTTATTGAAAATAAGGATTGCAAATGTTCACAAAATCGTACTGCTGAAGAACAGTATTATCCACAAGTGTTAAGTTTCTGGTGCCTAAAAGAGTCAAATCGGGTTATGATTTTTGGCATGACACCAACACGAGCTACTCCAACCTTCCTGGGTAAATTTATAGTAGAAAGACCGGTGGCATTTGAACTTCTTGTTAATTATGAGTCAGTAACCGCATTGGTAATATCTGAAGGGAAGAGTAATGTCCTGCACTATAAAGTAGGCATGAGCATAACTAGTGATAACATGTTACATTTTGCACTGTCTCTTCTACCATCAAAATGCCCTAAACATCGTTGTGTTAAATTAGCTGCTGCTAGCGATATGAAGGTGATAAACTACTCTTTAGAGTGTCGTCAGGATTTCATGGTCATAGTTACAGATGCTGGTGACAACTGCATAATTTTAATGAATTCTGAGCTAGGTGAAACAGATAGAATCTGCCATAAACCTACAACAATTTATGAACATATTCAAGAACCAGGAAAAATTGCTTGCACTAAAGTACCAGACTTGCCTTGTACATCTTTAAATGCCAATATCGCTCGTCAAGAGACAGTTAATTGCTTTATTACTCAGAAACGGTCTGGTGTGATGTTATGGATAATAGTGGATCTTAGAAATGAAACCATGTCATTAGAGGATATATATAGCGGTGAGCTCTACAACCCTTCTGAAGAACCAGGCACGTCAAGTCCCACTACCGCTATACCATTATTAGTATATCCCGATAGCATAGAAACTGTTACTTATGATTCTATCGACTTCGTCTATCTTATAGAAAGTGAGAATTCGGTTATTCGCACTTTCCTTATTTACCATCGTGATGAGAGGAAGCAACTCGTATATTACGGTAATTCCAAACCTGATAATGCACCATATAGTACGTATCTTGGCATTAAAGGTATACAAATGTCTAAGCGAGAAGAAAACTCCGCCGTAAAAGATGATTACCTTTTGTTGTTTCGTAGACCAGAGAGTCTTGGATTCGGCAACCAAATGGGTGGCTACGTGACGGTACTGAATATTCAGGAAACCATCAGAGTTAGTGACTTCGATTATACAATTCCACATTGGATCATTGTCGGGACTGACCATTATATTGAACCCACTATTAAGTGCTCAACATCACATTTCAACGGTTTGACAAGGTACGATCTAGAAGTAGTGTCAGATCCGTGGCATAGTAACACGGGGTCATCAAAATGTGTTGAAATGGGTCCACCTCCTCGTGAACCACTGGATGCCCTAGGTCCAGCAGAGGCGCCCTTGGAATTGGTGGGTAACGCAGCAGTAAGAAACGCAATCAGTGTATCCCACGATGGTAAACTTACAATCAGCGTTCGTGACATTAACCGAATAACTGTCAGAATTCGTATAACAGCAGTCGGACCGATTGATGCGAAATGCATATACAAAACACTTTCTTTAGCTTGTCCTGACGGTCATTTCTTCCACAACGACAAGGTCACAAAGAAGAGAGGTTGTAAAGTATGCCCTGTTGGTTATTACAATTCTATTCTACTAATAGAAAAAGATTTGATTAAATGGGGAGAATGTACACAATGTCCTGAAAACGAATCTACAATTGACGTTGGAGCTGCATCACCAAGCCAATGTATATGCTCTCCAGGTTATTACCTGGTTAATGGCTCAAAACCTCGTTGCCAACCATGTCCAGCAGGCACTTGGAAAAGTGTTGTTGGAGCTCAAGAATGTACTGGAGGTGGATGTTATAAAAATTCTGATTCAGATGTTATCGGTAGCACAACAGAAGAAGGAAGAAAATGCGCTTGTCGCCGTGGCTACTACTATAGGCATCTTGCTGGTTATGCTAAAGAATGCGTACCTTGTGAAGAAGGTTATTTTTGTCCGGGAGGCTTCCATGGCAAAAAACTTCCTTGTCCTGTAAATATGACCACACATATCGTACTTCCTACAAAGGATGCTAGTGGTCAATATAATATGGCTAGCACCGTTAATGATTGTGTATGTAAACCTGGATTTCAACCTGCAAAAGTGGAAAGGATAGATGATATTACAACGGAGGAACACAAGCTAATGTTGGAAGTGGAAACAGAACTTTTCTTGCATGCCATTGAAAATGCTGACGTTTCCCGGCTAATATGCATTCCTTGTCCTTACAATACTTATAAAGTCTTGAAGGGTGATAGCACTTGCATTCCGTGCCCACCCAAGACATTTAGAGATCCGAATAACACAAACGATATACTCACATGCAACAAATGTGAGCCAGGATACTTCGAAACAAATGATCCGTCAACACCATGTGAAGAATGTCCTCCAAACCACATTTGTGTTGGATCAGATCCACTAGATCCCGAAATGATGAAATACAAAGGCAAAAAGACAATGTGTCACAAAAACGCAATCACAATTCCACCATATGATAAGAACATTAATATGACTCACTGCCTATGTATACAAGGATTTACAGTTTCTAAAGACCTTAGTTCAAACTGTGAAGCTGTGCCCAAAGGCACATACAAGGATGTAATAGGTAACGTAGCACCTATTGATTGTCCTGAGGGATCATATACTGCAGAACCTGGCGCATCATCAAAGAAGGATTGTGTATGCAAAAAAGGAATGTATTTTGATCAAACCAATAAAAGATGTACGATATGTCCAGTGGGAAAATATTGTCTGGGTGGTCGAACGAAAAATGATGAACATACGCCACCAACAGATTGTGGTGATATTAATTCTGTAACCAAGGAACCTGGAGCATCGAGCCACACTGATTGCCTTTGTAAACCAGGATTTTACTTGAGACATGAAGGTCAGAGTGGATGTGTGGAATGCCCCGAAAATACATTTAAAGATCATGTATCTAATGAAAGTTGTACAGATTGTGACGATCATTCTTCTACCAACGGTAAAATAGGAGCGATATCTAAAGAACATTGTGTTTGTGCTCCAGGATACTACTTCAATGGGACATGTCAAGCATGTAGACATCCAAAGAAGTACTGTCCAGGAGGGTCAACTAGAAGGGATATAAAGACAGGGGAAATCATGTACGAAACTAAAGCACCAGTTGATTGTCCACCCAATACTGAAATACCTCCTGGAGTTGACACTGCAGACAGCGTAGAAAGTTGCAAATGTGGGAAGGGATTTGCACTAGCAAAAAACAATGAAGTAAGAATGATAAAATCGTGCGTCCCATGTGAACCCGGGACGTACAAGAGCTCTGTGATGGACTCCAGTTGCAATGGTTTGTGTACTCAGAATGCGACTAGCAAAGCTGGTGCGCACAGCCCAGCACAATGCTACTGCCAACGTGGTTACTACTACCTGGCTGGTGGCATTTGCGCACCTTGTGTAGAAGGAGCTCGATGTGATGGTGGTGTCGTGGAAGTTGATGAGGTCGGCGCCGATGCAGATGGCAACGACGATCAAGATGACGACGTCGTCGTGCGCAGAACACATATCAACCCGGTACCCATCGAAGGTTACTTTTTGGACAAAATCAACCAAGAGTTGCGCAAGCCTGATGACTGGCGTTTTATCATGTGTCCCATCAAAGGCGCTTGTCTCGGAGAGAAGGGTTGTTCCGAGTCGATGACAGCTTACCTATGTGCCGAATGTAAAACTGGTTATACCAACAACTTTAAGAAGGGCACTCTCTGTACCAAGTGCCCCAAGACAATGACCAACGTGGTTCTTACTATTGCTTGGTACCTAGGTTTACTTCTGGTCAACATTGTGATGGCCTGCCTGAACGTTAGCGCCGGTTATAACCGTCGTTCTATCCACTCAGTCGTCATCAAGATTGCTCTCAACTACGGTATTTGTATGTCAGTGCTGAATGTGATCAACTTCGGCGACCTGGCGTTACCTGCAGAACTGAAATCATACACTCTACGATGGTTTAAGGTTATACATCGTGAAAGTAGTGTTGTTCACACTTCGATCGACTGTCTGCTTCAACATTGGTTTGGTATGACCCACGCCGTCTCCTTCTTCTATAGCATGTTGTTCATTGCGTGCTTGCCCGTGATATTACTTGTGGTCGTTACAGTTCTGATGTGGGTCATCCTTGAGCTGTTCAAGATCAAGAGGCATCATGTGACTCGTTCCAAGTTGGCCTTGCTCTACCAGTCATCCCTGCAGGGTATGCATTACCTGGCAGATCGACTTCGCGATGAGTATGCCAATGAACGTTTATTCCTGATATTCCGTTACATCCCGCTACCTGGTGAAACCCGTTGGGTCAGGTTCAAGCACTTTTTGGAAGACATGATTCCGATTTATGTCACAGTGCTTTTCTCAGTCCATGGCAACACTACAAGTCAAATGTTAAGTCTGCTGGATTGTACTTGTATCCACTTGGGCCAGTCGGTGCCCAGCAAGTACATGCTACGACCTGCTATGAGCATCAGGTGTTCCCTGGACCCGGGTAGTGCATACTTCCCTTACCTTTTGCTGGGTCTCGGAGGTTTAATCTTTTGGGGGTTCGGCATTCCGTTCTTCTCATATATTGTCCTGCTGGTGAACCGTAAGAAGCTGTACGCACCTGACGTGCGTATGAAGTACGGTTTCTTGCACAATGGTTACCAACAGGAATACTGGTTCTGGGAGGCCATCGTGTTCACACGTAAAAGTTTGGTCCTGGTGATTGGCAGCATTGTCATCGTGCCCTCAGAGAATACCAGTGCATCTCGTATGTGGATGGCCCTTGCTGTCGCCGTGGTCTTCCTCATCATACAGCTTATCTACAAGCCATTCGACGAACGCGACTACTTTGTTCTCGGACGTCTCGAGAGCCACAGTATGATATCATGGACTATGACTCTCATTTTTTCGTTGTTTGCAATTGAAGGTGAATTTTCTGCTTACAATAATATGTACCTCCTGAGTATAACATCAATCATTAACTTCTGCTTTATCTCAGAGGTGGCTTTAGAATTGGGATTGGCATATTGTGATAATATACGTTTCCGTAAGGATCAATGCAGTACTTCAATCATCAGCAAAATTAATCGCTCATTGGCAGCCATTTCAGAGAAGCGTAAATCTCGTGAGCCACTGATCGTTTTTAATGAACTTAATAGAACAATTGATTTGTGTGCACCAAAATCAAATcaat